The following DNA comes from Flammeovirgaceae bacterium.
TTTGTGGCATAGGGCCTTCAAAGGCATCGACCAAAAGCAGGCAGCCATCGGCCATATTCAGCACCCTTTCCACCTCCCCGCCAAAATCGCTGTGGCCGGGGGTGTCTATCACATTGATTTTATAGTCTTTGTAGCGTACCGAAACGTTTTTGGCCAAAATGGTAATCCCGCGCTCACGCTCCAGGTCATTGCTGTCCATGATCAGTTCACCGGGGTTTTCGTGGTCTTTGAAAAGATGGCCGGCATGGAGCAACTTGTCCACCATGGTGGTCTTCCCGTGGTCAACGTGGGCAATTATGGCAATGTTCCTGATTTTATTAACGTCCATAGGGGGCAATTTACCTTCCAGTTAAATAAAGGGCGCAAAGATAGGGTTAATTTGACGATTAGTTAAAAGGGTTTGGCGCCTCCCCTTTACTTTTTTTACCCCCTAAACCTCAAAAAGGTTCCCATGGGCAAATTCCTTTGGTTGCTGGAGCGGAGATGGAACTCCCCGTATTGGGGGTTTTCCACCTGAAAGTGGGACTGCACCACGTTGAGCCCCACCTGCGCGGACAAGCCCACCGCATACATGCTCAAAACAAAGAAACGCTTTTTGGGCAGCAGCAACGCGCTGCTCAAGGCCACCAGTTCGTTGAGCTTGTCCTGCAACATCCACTTTTCCCCGCCAGGGCCCCTTCCGTACGGGGGCGGGTCCATAATAATGCCATTGTACCGGTTTCCCCGTTTTACTTCCCGCTTGACAAACTTCAGGGCGTCTTCATACACCCAACGAATATCGGTTTGCCGGTTCAGTTCCATATTTTGGCTGGCCCAATTGAGCCCGGGGCGCGAAGAGTCCACATGCACGACCCCGGCACCGGCCATACGGGCCACTACCGATGCCGCCCCGGTATAGGCAAAAAGGTTCAGCACCCGGGTGGGGCCGCCCCCCCACGTGCCTATCGTTTCAAAAATGAAATCCCAGTTGTTTGCCTGCTCCGGGAAAACCCCTACATGGCCAAACCCCGTGAGGGCCAGCCGCAAGGTGAGCTTCAACCGCTGGTGGTGGTACACCACGCGCCAGCTATCCGGCATCTTGTTGTTTTTCTTC
Coding sequences within:
- a CDS encoding class I SAM-dependent methyltransferase; translated protein: MQMQYPDGWEAYELIDSGNFEKLERFGDYVLARPEPQAIWAPSLTAAEWGQRADAHFHREQKSNYRFGEEAKGGWKKKNNKMPDSWRVVYHHQRLKLTLRLALTGFGHVGVFPEQANNWDFIFETIGTWGGGPTRVLNLFAYTGAASVVARMAGAGVVHVDSSRPGLNWASQNMELNRQTDIRWVYEDALKFVKREVKRGNRYNGIIMDPPPYGRGPGGEKWMLQDKLNELVALSSALLLPKKRFFVLSMYAVGLSAQVGLNVVQSHFQVENPQYGEFHLRSSNQRNLPMGTFLRFRG